A single Deinococcus betulae DNA region contains:
- a CDS encoding class I SAM-dependent methyltransferase, with the protein MTRRPRQKIRFQKPDAPGRPSARPVSSDHPYAEVRPALLPPRLEGLAAPLTKSGVRGFPGIDDAQALLAQTMKKDRVSGEVLDLSAMSGLLASLPGVTLRAVEGSAAALRALRAAGLDPEPAVPGDPLTGRWPERARTVALVLAGDRGNAYAAAQVAWAHACTPPGGTLYLAGDRDKGFDRYVRQAGAAFGAGETVARDGGMRVARLVRRPGPTPPLPAPEGYEAYGVTVVGGPGVFSAARPDKATALLLDTLADLEVEGRDLLDLGCGTGLIGAWAARRSARAVLVDGDLASVRSAQATLHASGLSGEVIHSDVDADLGERTFDLILTNPPFHVGRGVVLDVAREFMAAAARRLRPGGTLYLVANEPLPYERDLAAIGAVSERRREGGFKILSVTRPA; encoded by the coding sequence GTGACTCGCAGGCCCCGGCAGAAAATTCGCTTTCAGAAACCCGACGCTCCTGGCCGGCCCTCCGCCCGCCCGGTGTCCTCCGACCATCCCTACGCCGAGGTGCGGCCCGCCCTCCTGCCGCCCCGCCTGGAGGGTTTGGCCGCGCCCCTGACCAAAAGCGGCGTGCGCGGCTTTCCCGGCATTGATGACGCCCAGGCGCTGCTGGCCCAGACCATGAAAAAAGACCGCGTGAGCGGCGAGGTGCTCGACCTGAGTGCCATGAGCGGGCTGCTGGCCAGCTTGCCCGGCGTGACCCTGCGCGCCGTGGAGGGCAGCGCCGCCGCCCTGCGCGCGCTGCGGGCCGCTGGCCTGGACCCGGAACCCGCCGTGCCCGGCGACCCCCTCACCGGGCGCTGGCCCGAACGTGCCCGCACAGTGGCTCTGGTGCTGGCCGGGGACCGGGGCAACGCCTACGCCGCCGCGCAGGTGGCCTGGGCGCACGCCTGCACGCCGCCCGGCGGCACCCTGTACCTGGCCGGCGACCGTGACAAGGGCTTTGACCGTTACGTCCGTCAGGCCGGCGCGGCCTTCGGGGCCGGCGAGACCGTGGCCCGCGACGGCGGGATGCGGGTGGCGAGGCTGGTGCGCCGCCCCGGCCCTACGCCCCCACTGCCCGCCCCCGAGGGCTACGAGGCCTACGGCGTCACGGTGGTGGGCGGCCCCGGCGTCTTCAGTGCCGCCCGGCCCGACAAGGCCACCGCCCTGCTGCTGGACACCCTGGCTGACTTGGAAGTGGAGGGCCGCGACCTGCTGGACCTGGGCTGCGGCACCGGCCTGATCGGCGCCTGGGCCGCCCGGCGCAGCGCGCGGGCCGTGCTGGTGGACGGTGACCTGGCCAGCGTGCGCAGCGCCCAGGCCACCCTGCATGCCAGTGGCCTAAGCGGCGAGGTCATTCATTCGGATGTGGACGCCGACCTGGGAGAGCGCACCTTCGACCTCATCCTGACCAACCCGCCCTTTCACGTGGGGCGCGGCGTAGTGCTGGATGTGGCGCGGGAATTCATGGCCGCCGCCGCCCGCCGCCTGCGCCCCGGCGGCACCCTGTATCTGGTGGCCAACGAGCCGCTGCCCTACGAGCGCGACCTGGCGGCTATCGGCGCAGTCAGTGAGCGGCGGCGTGAAGGCGGCTTTAAGATTCTGAGCGTCACACGCCCGGCCTGA
- a CDS encoding ribonuclease HII: MTLPSVTPDWAYEREHWRRGYFRVAGVDEAGRGAWAGPVTVAAVILPGLAMDYPFRDSKQLTPAVRETLAVQVREVALSWAVEHAWPEEIDRLNILGATHAAALRALARLNPPPQALVTDYLKLRAGLPISAPPRADALSYSVAAASLLAKTERDRLMLELDGQYPSYGFAGHKGYGAPAHRAALQALGVSPVHRRSFAPVRALLSRPEPLFDPQ, translated from the coding sequence ATGACCCTTCCTTCTGTCACGCCCGACTGGGCGTATGAACGCGAACACTGGCGGCGCGGCTATTTTCGTGTGGCTGGCGTGGATGAGGCCGGACGCGGCGCCTGGGCCGGCCCGGTGACCGTGGCGGCCGTCATCCTGCCGGGCCTGGCCATGGATTATCCCTTCCGCGACAGCAAGCAGCTGACCCCGGCAGTGCGCGAAACCCTGGCCGTGCAGGTGCGCGAGGTGGCGCTCAGCTGGGCCGTCGAACACGCCTGGCCCGAGGAAATTGACCGCCTGAATATCCTGGGCGCCACCCACGCGGCCGCCCTGCGGGCGCTGGCGCGCCTGAACCCGCCCCCGCAGGCGCTGGTCACCGACTACCTGAAACTGCGCGCGGGCCTGCCCATCAGCGCGCCCCCCAGAGCCGACGCCCTGAGTTACTCGGTGGCAGCCGCCAGTCTGCTGGCCAAAACAGAGCGCGACCGCCTGATGCTGGAACTGGACGGACAATACCCCAGCTACGGCTTTGCGGGACATAAAGGCTACGGCGCCCCCGCCCACCGCGCGGCCTTGCAGGCGCTGGGGGTTAGCCCGGTGCACCGCCGCTCGTTTGCCCCTGTCCGGGCGCTGCTGAGCCGCCCCGAGCCTCTGTTTGACCCACAATGA
- a CDS encoding MOSC domain-containing protein, with translation MTATVLCVARDSTHRFSKVPRPAITLLARLGVAGDAHAGRTVQHRSRVRADPTQPNLRQIHLIHAELLDDLALRGFAVRPADLGENVTTRGVDLLALPRGTRLRLGEAVVEVTGLRNPCAQIEAFQPGLLKELVGQDEAGQPVFRAGVMGVVLVGGDVQPGDPIEITLPPQPHERLQRV, from the coding sequence ATGACGGCAACGGTTCTGTGTGTGGCCCGTGACAGTACCCACCGCTTTAGCAAGGTGCCGCGCCCGGCTATTACGCTGCTGGCCAGGCTGGGCGTGGCCGGGGACGCCCACGCGGGCCGCACCGTTCAGCACCGCTCCCGCGTGCGGGCTGACCCCACGCAGCCCAACCTGCGCCAGATTCACCTGATTCACGCCGAGCTGCTGGATGACCTCGCCCTGCGAGGCTTCGCCGTGCGCCCCGCCGACCTGGGCGAAAATGTGACCACACGCGGCGTGGACCTGCTGGCCCTCCCACGCGGCACCCGGTTGAGGCTGGGTGAGGCGGTGGTTGAGGTCACCGGACTGCGCAACCCGTGCGCGCAGATTGAGGCGTTTCAGCCAGGGCTCTTGAAAGAACTCGTGGGGCAGGACGAGGCAGGGCAGCCGGTCTTCCGAGCCGGTGTCATGGGTGTGGTACTGGTGGGCGGCGACGTGCAGCCCGGTGACCCCATTGAGATCACCCTGCCTCCGCAGCCGCACGAACGGCTGCAACGGGTGTAG